One Neosynechococcus sphagnicola sy1 DNA window includes the following coding sequences:
- a CDS encoding MotA/TolQ/ExbB proton channel family protein, whose translation MWPLLALSILSLGTILERLWFWFSILSQEKALVDEILEAAYQDWLTAAEIARGASQQPIGRFLYAPLRLRKPDPSSFRLALEAAADEELAAMRRGDKILEAVIALAPLLGLLGTVLGLIRSLQFIRIGDLGTASTAGVTLGIGEALISTASGLVVAILSLAFYRLFQVFLFNQVQIFRRSGNELELLYRQTWKDTPPPLLSPEIQPAPQPYED comes from the coding sequence ATGTGGCCGTTATTGGCGCTGTCGATCCTCTCCCTGGGCACCATCCTAGAACGCCTCTGGTTCTGGTTCAGCATTTTGTCCCAAGAGAAAGCCCTCGTGGATGAGATTTTGGAAGCAGCCTACCAGGATTGGCTGACAGCAGCTGAAATTGCCAGAGGTGCAAGTCAGCAGCCCATTGGTCGGTTTCTCTATGCGCCCCTGCGGCTGAGAAAACCCGACCCTAGCTCCTTCCGTTTGGCTTTAGAAGCTGCGGCGGATGAGGAGTTGGCGGCGATGCGCCGGGGTGACAAAATCTTGGAGGCAGTGATTGCCCTAGCTCCCTTACTGGGGTTGTTGGGTACGGTTTTGGGCTTGATTCGATCCTTGCAATTTATTCGGATTGGGGATTTAGGGACGGCTTCCACCGCCGGGGTCACCCTCGGCATCGGCGAGGCGCTGATCTCCACCGCCAGTGGTTTGGTGGTGGCAATCCTCAGCCTGGCATTCTATCGCCTGTTCCAAGTGTTTTTGTTTAATCAAGTCCAAATTTTCCGGCGATCGGGGAATGAACTAGAACTTCTGTATCGTCAAACCTGGAAGGATACCCCGCCACCCCTGCTCTCCCCTGAGATTCAACCTGCTCCCCAGCCCTATGAAGATTAA